The following DNA comes from Neofelis nebulosa isolate mNeoNeb1 chromosome 3, mNeoNeb1.pri, whole genome shotgun sequence.
gttttttttttttcagggaaccCCTGAGAGCTAAGGAAATAATTCCGACTACTTCtcacttaaaagagaaaatatttatcattttaattttgaggaCAAAATGTCAATAGGCATACTATCCTTTTCACAGGAGAAGATAAGGTGCTGGATGTGGGGTTGGTAgattctaccccccccccccccccacacacacacacacatccatttcAAGGCCTTATGGACCAAACTTCTAGGTTTTGACTTTTTCCCTGCCCACTTCACATTTACCTTCCTCCTGATTCTCTGGTATTATACTCCTTACTAAAATAATTGTACATGAGTCAACACTGGGATCTAACTTCTGGGGAATCCAAGTGACCAAGTTTCGCTGAAAGCAGATTCTGATACAATCCCTTGAGTGCAGTAGTTTATCTTTGAAAGAACCATACAAAGAGCAAGTGAGGGAATGAGGGAGTGTAGggtagggaagagaaaaataccGATACAGTCTATGTAATAAATGAGCTGTCACTGTTAAGTAAGTAGAGACTAATCTTGCTATGGAGCCCCTGaggaattttgtaaaatgttcctCAGAATTGTGCCACCAAGACTTTCCGGCCATATAAAAGGGAACAGTCCTAACTTCCTGCCATGAACAACTAGAAAACTCAACAGAACACATTGAACAACCGCTTTTAGACACTAGAAAATAAGCAACAGAAGACTAGGCTccctgagaaaaggaaataaagaaggtcAGGTTCATGATCACCCTGGCTTTTTTGCTGGAGCAATTCTGGACCATGgtttggcagggggtgggggtgggggggatcccAAGCAGAGCACAGTGGTTTTGCTGACTTGAGGAGACACAGATTTGAATTAAGGGAAACTGAGGTGACTACAAGTTATGGAGTAGGGTTGCAGGAAGGAGAGCTGTATGCATGAAAACAGAGCTCTGGAAATCTATACTGAGCTTCCATTGGGTCTCTCTGATCAATGCTAAGTCACACATGCATATGATGAAACTCCACTGGGTCAAGCAGAGAGGGGCCAGAGATCTATAAGCTGAGCAATATAAGCTGAGCTGAGATCTATAAGTCTTCTTAGACTGCATGGGGTGGGGAGATACTTGAATTCAGACTTGTTAGAGTGGAGGGAGCTTGTGAGCATTCAGGGCATTCGGCAGAGGCACAGGAAGGGCATGACTTAGCAGTACAGTTAAACAAGCCTTGGGGCAAAGAACTCTCTGTAGACCACCCTAATGAAGCTTAAAAACAAGCCTCAAAAATACCAAGCTGGTTCTCTAGTAACTTAACTGCCCGTCATAGCAGAGGCcaagatcagaaagtaagaaaacaaaatcttgacACTTAACAACATAGGATTCAAAATTTCCCGCATCCAATCAAAAATTACTAAACATGCCGGGAagaaaagcatgatccataatgGGAGGGAGGTGGTGGAGATCAgtcaatagaaataaaaatgacacaatgatagaattagtagacaaggttttggggcacctgggtggctcagtcagttaagcttccaactcttggcttcagctcaggtcatgatctcacagttcatgagtttgagtcccatatcaggctctgcactgacagtatggagcctgcttgggattctctctctccctctctctctgcccctccccttctcatgctgtctctctcaaaaatagataaacttaaaaaattttttaataaaaattaaaatgaattaatagacAAGGATTTTAAACTAGCTATTACAAATATGCTCAAGGGTTTAAGAGAAAATGTGAACATAATGAGGAGAGAAGTggaaagtttatatatataataaatatatttataaataaatcatttagcAAAGCAATGAAATGAGAGTCCTTGCTAAGGTAGCTATAAGAATGTAAATGTTTTTGAGGAGATAGAGTTGAGTATCAAGGTAGACAGGAACTCCTTCATATTTATATAGTGTATTTTCCAGAATTGTCCAACCAAAGGACTGGAAAATAGATTTTCATCTACTAAGTCCTGCCCCTGAATGAGTGTGGCCTCTTAGGGCATTAAATCACAGGCCATCCTGCCTCTGAGCTGAGCAAACTCTCTCTGCCATGCTCTCCTCCCCACACCAAATGGAGACAGCCCTCAGGAAGAGGATCAGAAGGACAGGGGGCTTGAGTTGGGAAGCTGTCACCAAGTATAGATGCTGCCCATTGTAACGGTGCAACTCATTGGTAAGTAAAGGAAATATGAACGGAGGCATCAATGGTGAAGATAGGATTATTTGTGTGGGTagtcaggaagaaaagagaaacggTATCATCTGTTATTCTGGACTGTCTCCATTATGCTATTTCAGGTTTGCCACTTCCACCATTCCCCAGTGTCCTTCCAGTTACTTCTTGAAATCCTGAGAGGACATCTCCATTGCATTCACAAAGAAGGACTCATAATAACATAATGACTCCTTTCTGGGTTTAGCTCCTTTGGTAACATTGCTCAAGAAACTTTAGTCAATGTTGCCATAGTTATTTCCTGCTGATGATCTTTCAAAGTTGTGATGTGTCACCCAGTATTCTTTTCCTACTTAAACTCATGACCACCACCTTACACCCCTTGTGTCCCATTTCCTGCCATATCACTCTTAATGGGAGACTGCCTTGTACTTGCAAAGTCTCAGGTTGATTTGGTGGGAAAAGTATAGTACATATCCACTTGATTGAGGACAGGCACTGAAACGATGTCCATAGAATTGGCCTAAGGACCAATGGCAGATTTCTGAAGCCACTGATAATGCTTAATCCCTGCAAAAACTTGAGAATGTGTGTTCTTTTATTACCTTCATTCTGTAGCAAGGGACATGAGGCTGAGTGAAGTCAAGAAACATGCCCAAGATCGCACAGTCAACAAGTGATAGAGCTGGAATTTATCCAAAGTTTACCCAATTCTTTGAAACCTATGTCCTTAACCACCATATGAACAGaacatctcctttctcctttctatgTTGTATGTTCCATACTGACAAAAGCTCAGTGGCCAGTACAGCAGGCTCAAGCCAGTGTTTGAATGTAAGAACTGGTCTTAGGTGTGAGGGTGTTATTGAGCCCTCGGGGTCCCTCTTATAAATAGTTTCCAATGTCCCTTACCTTGGGGTGAGGGAGTAAATGTTAGCATTTGTGGAGCTTCAATAATGGTTTGCatttacagtaaaactttggtttgcgagcataattcgttctggaaacatgcgtgtaatccaaagcacttgtatatcaaagcgaatttccccataagaaaaaatggaaacgCAGATGATTCATCccaaacccaaaaatattcatctaaaaatgattacaatactgtaatatgatacaaaataataaagaaaatacaaaatatgaagaaaaataaattaacctacacttacctttgaaaacctttgtgactagtgtgagggagacaagagggagGAGGGTTATTGAGTAGGAtgattttcactatcactaacaggtgttgactacagtacagtatgaATCAACTCTTGTCCTATCTGTATTTAATGTGACTGGTGATACGACCGctgaggaaagggtctctatctggaagcagcctgacctagaatgaagcagagcattcctaagcttactcttatatggaaaagcaaaggactgtccataggtgctttgaagcgACAAAAACACACTAGtgacagttgtgggcaccttccaacgttccgaaaaatcactgatttctgccaaacaccacagcctgagaccgagcatccgaGCATGGAAGACGATCACCTACAAtcccacagtgtgtgtgtgtgtgtgtgtgtgtgtgtgtgtgagacagagaaagagagagggaaccattgtctcagttgtgatcatgtgacatttggcatcacgtactactcgtatttCAAGACATGGCTCATTTATCAGGTTAATGTTTGCTCCTTTTtcggaacactcgcagaacaagttactcgcaatgcAACGTTTTACCTTATTTACTTCTGTACCATTCacaaattttcttccttcttatctCAGTGATAACTAATAACACTGCCGTTACAAAGAGGTTcccatttttaactttatgaaaaaaaagcTCACACAGGTTGTTTCTTGCTACTTAGAATCCTTATTTACCCAGCTACTTGGGCAAAGCAGAATCTGATCTTAGGTATGGAGGCTGCCGGCCCTGCCTTCTGGCCTCTGCTGAAGACTTTTACCTAGGGCTCAGGATTTCCTGAATGAGTCCTGAGTCAGAGACAAGCACACCCCACACATTCACGAACATTCTTCCTTTCCTGGTTTGGAGTGTGGTTTCAGATCATAGGCATCTTTCCTCTCTTTACGTACAAATCttgtttgtcttggaaacatCAAGTGCTTGGTGTCATCCTGGGGCAGTTGGATACCAACTTCCAGAGGGCTTTCTCAGGCTAAACAATCTATCAGGTTCCATAAAATTTGCACTAGGAAGGATGGGAACGAATATACCCAAACCTTAAAACTATTTGATAAATTGATATAAAGAATTGGAGTAACATTAAACTCAGtggcagatatatatatatatatatatatatatgtatatatatatatatatatatatatatttatttatttttctattgagatAGAGAACacctgggtgggggagagggggaaagagagggagagggagagagagagagagagagagagagagacttaagcaggcttcacgctcagggTCAAACCCCATCCCGccaccctgggttcatgacctgagcgcaatcaagagttgggatcTCGACCGACTGacccacgcaggcaccccagtgtCAGTTACTTATAAATGAAGGTTAGAAAATTGAACACAAATGTCAATTAGATCTTTTTGTAGACAAAGTACTCAGCCATTCACTTTTTGTGCTTCTACTGGTGACCCAACTTATTTGAGGTTTGAAGAAAAAATTCACTTTACCGCCATTTCCCTGCCAGCTTCATTAAATTGTCAATAATTGTTTGAAGACTCGTTTAGCAAAAGCAATTAAATGAGACTCCTTGTTAAGATTGCTCTAAGAATGTAAATGCTTTTGAGGAGAGAAAATTGAGTAGTAGGGTAGAGAGGAGCTCTTTGTaacaaatggcaataaatatcAGTGACTCTTACactgagggacagagggaaaccCATACTTGGGAAAAGCATATTCCTGGGTAAATGAAACCCAAGCATATTCCTGGGTAAATGAAATGACAGCTATCATTAGATAAAGTCAAGCATAAATTATAGTTTGACTTATCTGTGTAGCAAATTGAATGCCCAggaggaaaaacaatttttaaaaaggccaagaAATATTCCTGTAAATCATCAGATGATCCAGTAAAGATAGACTTTTTGCCcctaaatgaaacaaacattttttttattttgaaatactttattttcaagttcttttCAAAAACAGCAATAAATATGTGAGCCTCTCTGTTATAAGACATAGAGAAACACTGcatatttaacaataaataaggCATTATGCCTTACAGGAAAGACATAAAATGTCCACAGGATATGTAGAACATTGTAGTTCCTAAAGCTTCAACATGAGAAATGTTGACCACATACTGTGACatcatttcaataaataacaGCCATTCTtttaaacaattacaaaaatagTTGTGCACATACATTCCCCCAGCCTGATAACAACCTCACTCTCTACTTGGATGCCCCAGCCACTGTCGCAGTGGCTGGTATGCTGTGGGTTCCTCAGAAGTATTAATTTAATGACTGGGAATATGTGCAAACCTTTaccttcaaagtaaataaaaatcagggTTGAACTAAGCTGGgtttaacataaaataaacaataaaaataacggCACAGTGCCGCAAAGAGATTCAATCGCAGCCTATAATTACGTTGCATGTAAAATAGTGGCAGAGAATCTCTGAAAACCAGCccaccaacaaataaataaataaataaattggaggcTTCTCCTAAGAGATGCTCAAAACGTATGAGGCCCAATTCTGGTGGCACTGGGCGCTGACGATTCcactttttcctctttgattcCTGTAAGAGCAAGGCCGGATTCAGGTGCAGCCACCAGTCTGCTTCCGCCTTCCTCTGGTCAGTTGGAGCTGCCAGATAATGAGAAAAATGTCATCCTTAGTACTGCTCAGGAAAGCTGGCTGGCACAGCACCCCTCTCCTGTCCCAACCGTGACGTTCCAGAGTTTTCTGAAGCTAGTTTCCCCAGCCTGGCATCTAAAGGCTACTGCCTACACTGTGTGGCAGAGACCTCTAAACTCTTGGATGCTTTCATTTGGGAATGTAGGTGGAGCCTGTGGTCTCCCTCAATTATTGGCTACAAACAGCCACAACGTGTTTCTCTCTGTCACACTGGGCCTCCCTTCAGCCTCATAGCAACCCCATATGGTAGTTACTACGGTTTACTCTTTTCCTGGGCGTACAGAAGCTTTagattcatcatcatcatcgtcatcgtcATCATCCTTGGGTCACATGGCTGATAGGTGAAAGAATCCAGATTTGCTCCTAGTACAGTGTCACTACGAGGTGCCTGCTCTTCACCTCTAAGCTTTAGAGCCTATGTTGCACAACACCAAGGATTTTGCTTTGCAGACGTGAAGCCCAgaaggaatggggggggggggcatgtctATGTTTCTTAACAGGTGGAAAGCTTTTTAATGTAACTGACCAACACCAATAACTGTAATAAAAGCAGGTTTACCCACATTCGTTTGAATGGGGAGAAAGGGCACTAGAAATATTCTTCCCGCAACAAAGCGGATGAATAACCTGAACAGCAAATTTAGTGTGAAACAGATTTTTCAGTCCTTCAGCAAAGGACTGATCAAGTTTTCTTGATCAAACTTCCCAGACGCATTTGCCAGGATCCGTGACCAAGGACTCTAGCGGCACTCGTCAACAGAAAGCATAACTCACTTGCTTAGCATCTTTTCGATGATTCTCTTGACCATGGGGGCTTCGGGGTTGAGACAGGCTTCGTGTCCGTTCTTGAGAGTGGCTCTGCGGAGACAAGGCAGAGTCCCCGTTGGCGGGAGGCCGGgccgcggggtggggggcacgggggcggggggaacgGCCAGGACGGCGGCAGCGCGGGGCGTCACTTACATGACTTCGGTGTGGGCGCAGTGGGGGCCCGACGGCGTCACCTTGACGCTCTGGATGTTCTTGAGGTGAATGCCCTGCACGGTCTGCAGGCACTGGCAGCGCAGCTCGGTGACGACGGGCGCCCCTGCGGGGAGAGCAGGCCGGGTGAGCGGGCGGCCCCGGGGcgcgcacccctcccccacccgcacccccgcCCGCACCCCGTCCCCCCGCGGGCTCCGGGCCTCACCTGCGGCGCGCCGGGCGGCGGGGACCAGGAGCAGGAGCAGTAGCGCGGCGCCGAGGAGCCGGGGAGCGCGGGGCGCGGTGCGGGCCATGGGGCTCAGCTCGGGGAGTCGCGGCGGCGGTGGCTGGAGCTGGACGGCTGGCGGGAGGGCTGGCGGAGCGGACTCTGTGGCTCCCCGAGCCGGGAGAACCGCTTTTATCCCCTGTCGACTCGGTGCGGCGCGGCGCAGGGCGcagtgggggggcagggaaatTCCCGGCGCCCCGGGTCATTCCCGGGTGCGGAAGGTTcgggcggccccgcccccgggatGGAGGGGGACCCGCCCGCGGGTGCCGGCGACTCAGAGACCGTTGTCGGCCCCAATGCGCAAAGGGGGCGTGAGTGGCCGCCCGGCGGCGGCTGCCACCGCGGGGGAGGGTGCGGCGACCGTGGGCGCCCAGGGATCCCCGGGCGCTGGGAGAGGAGCTGGGGGCGGATCTGTGAGCCCCGGACAGGGGTGGCGTGGCAGTTTTGGAGGGAGAGTTCTGCCTCGTTAGTGATCAGATTTGGGGGAATTAAGGATAGCGAGGGGGTAAATTTTGCTTAGCTCTCTACCTTCCAT
Coding sequences within:
- the LOC131507462 gene encoding growth-regulated alpha protein-like, which produces MARTAPRAPRLLGAALLLLLLVPAARRAAGAPVVTELRCQCLQTVQGIHLKNIQSVKVTPSGPHCAHTEVIATLKNGHEACLNPEAPMVKRIIEKMLSNSN